A single Campylobacter concisus DNA region contains:
- a CDS encoding HslU--HslV peptidase proteolytic subunit: MFHATTILAYKGKNKAVIGGDGQVSFGNTVLKGNAVKIRKIHNGKVLAGFAGSTADAFNLFDMFEKNLEHTKGDLLKAVIEFSKEWRKDKYLRKLEAMMLVLDRDKIFLLSGTGDVVEPEDGKIAAIGSGGNYALSAARALDKFADIDEEELVKESLKIAGEICIYTNTNIKTYVLE, encoded by the coding sequence ATGTTTCATGCGACAACCATCTTAGCCTACAAAGGCAAAAATAAAGCGGTCATCGGTGGCGACGGACAGGTGAGCTTTGGCAACACCGTCTTAAAAGGCAATGCCGTAAAAATCCGCAAAATTCACAACGGCAAAGTCCTAGCTGGCTTTGCTGGTAGCACTGCTGACGCGTTTAATCTTTTTGATATGTTTGAGAAAAATTTAGAGCATACAAAGGGCGATTTGCTAAAGGCGGTTATAGAATTTAGCAAAGAGTGGCGCAAAGACAAGTATCTAAGAAAGCTTGAGGCGATGATGCTTGTGCTTGATAGGGATAAAATTTTCTTACTTAGTGGCACTGGAGATGTTGTAGAGCCAGAAGATGGCAAGATAGCAGCTATCGGAAGCGGCGGTAACTACGCACTTTCAGCGGCCCGTGCCTTAGATAAATTTGCCGATATCGACGAAGAAGAGCTAGTCAAAGAGAGCCTCAAGATCGCCGGCGAAATTTGCATCTATACAAATACAAACATCAAAACTTATGTTTTAGAATAA
- a CDS encoding GTPase Era, which produces MKSGFISIIGRTNAGKSSFLNTLLNEKIAIVSHKQNATRRKINGIVMNGEDQIIFTDTPGLHESNKAINQLLISQAIKSMGDCDLIVFLAPIHDDTSDYEKFLALNPEKPHILVLTKVDESSNAKVLEKITQYQKFQDKFAALLTFSTKQPTYKKPLLDEICKLLPEHEYFYDPEFLTSTNEKEIFREFILEAIYENLSDEIPYLSDAIIKSVKEKPGITEIFASIITEREIHKSMIIGKNGETIKRIGIFARKLIQNLTGTKIFLKLDVVVKKGWSKEEKSLNKIIGY; this is translated from the coding sequence TTGAAATCAGGCTTTATTAGCATCATAGGACGCACAAATGCTGGCAAAAGCTCGTTTTTAAATACCCTGTTGAACGAAAAGATCGCCATCGTCTCGCATAAACAAAACGCAACTCGCAGAAAGATAAATGGCATCGTAATGAATGGTGAAGATCAGATCATCTTCACCGACACGCCAGGACTTCACGAGAGCAACAAGGCGATAAATCAACTACTAATTAGCCAAGCAATAAAATCGATGGGAGACTGCGATCTAATCGTATTTTTAGCGCCTATTCATGATGATACAAGTGACTACGAGAAATTTCTAGCTCTAAATCCTGAAAAACCACACATCTTAGTGCTAACAAAAGTCGATGAGAGCTCAAACGCTAAAGTATTAGAAAAGATCACCCAGTATCAAAAATTTCAAGATAAATTTGCAGCTTTGCTTACTTTTAGTACCAAGCAACCAACCTATAAAAAGCCGCTTCTTGATGAAATTTGCAAGCTTTTGCCAGAGCATGAGTATTTTTACGATCCAGAATTTCTTACTTCAACAAATGAGAAGGAAATTTTTAGAGAATTTATACTTGAAGCGATATATGAAAATTTAAGCGACGAGATCCCATATCTTAGCGATGCGATCATAAAAAGTGTAAAAGAAAAACCTGGCATTACTGAAATTTTTGCAAGTATCATCACTGAGCGTGAAATCCATAAAAGTATGATCATCGGTAAAAATGGTGAAACCATTAAAAGAATAGGAATTTTTGCAAGAAAGCTAATACAAAATTTAACCGGAACAAAGATCTTTTTAAAGCTCGATGTAGTCGTTAAGAAAGGCTGGAGTAAAGAAGAAAAGAGCCTTAATAAAATAATTGGTTATTGA
- a CDS encoding HslU--HslV peptidase ATPase subunit, with translation MNLTPREIVKFLDDYVIGQKDAKKIIAIALRNRYRRMKLEKSLQDDIMPKNILMIGSTGVGKTEIARRLSKMMGLPFIKVEASKYTEVGFVGRDVESMVRDLAMASYNLVKNEQSEKNQDKINAYIEEKIVSKLLPPLPKGASEEKQAEYAKSYDKMLNRLRNGELDELSIEIEVQQNPLEAGSNVPPDMAQMQESFIKIIGIGGKNIKKEMKVKDAKKALQSEANDKILDLESVKTEALRRAENEGIIFIDEIDKVAVGSGSSNRQDPSKEGVQRDLLPIVEGSNVNTKFGNLKTDHILFIAAGAFHISKPSDLIPELQGRFPLRVELDSLDEDALYQILTQPKNSLLKQYIALLSTENVELEFDDEAIKEIARIAHAANEKMEDIGARRLHTVIERVIEDISFEASEKSGEKINVTKELVKERLKDVVEDQDLARYIL, from the coding sequence ATGAACTTAACACCAAGAGAAATTGTTAAATTTTTAGATGACTATGTGATCGGCCAAAAGGACGCCAAAAAGATCATAGCGATCGCGCTTCGCAACAGATATCGCCGTATGAAGCTTGAAAAGAGCTTGCAAGATGACATCATGCCAAAAAATATCTTGATGATCGGCTCAACTGGCGTTGGTAAAACTGAGATCGCAAGGCGTCTTTCAAAGATGATGGGACTACCTTTTATCAAGGTCGAGGCTAGCAAATATACCGAGGTTGGCTTTGTTGGTCGTGACGTTGAGAGCATGGTAAGAGACCTTGCTATGGCATCATATAATCTCGTAAAAAACGAGCAAAGCGAGAAAAATCAAGATAAAATCAACGCCTACATCGAAGAAAAGATCGTCTCAAAACTGCTTCCACCACTGCCAAAAGGTGCGAGTGAGGAGAAGCAAGCAGAGTATGCTAAGAGCTATGACAAGATGCTAAATAGGCTAAGAAACGGCGAGCTTGACGAGCTAAGTATCGAGATAGAGGTGCAGCAAAATCCGCTTGAAGCTGGCTCAAACGTACCACCTGACATGGCGCAGATGCAAGAGAGCTTTATAAAGATAATTGGTATCGGCGGTAAAAACATCAAAAAAGAGATGAAGGTAAAAGACGCCAAAAAAGCCCTACAAAGCGAGGCAAATGATAAAATTTTAGACCTTGAGAGCGTAAAAACTGAGGCCTTAAGAAGAGCCGAAAACGAAGGCATTATCTTTATAGACGAGATCGACAAAGTAGCCGTTGGTTCAGGTAGTTCAAATAGACAAGATCCTAGCAAAGAAGGCGTACAAAGAGACTTGCTACCTATCGTTGAGGGCTCAAATGTAAATACTAAATTTGGAAATTTAAAGACAGACCACATTTTATTTATCGCAGCTGGCGCTTTTCACATAAGCAAGCCAAGTGATCTCATCCCTGAGCTACAAGGCCGTTTTCCACTAAGAGTCGAGCTTGATAGCCTTGATGAGGACGCGCTTTATCAAATTTTAACTCAGCCAAAAAATTCGCTTTTAAAACAATACATTGCCCTACTCTCAACCGAAAATGTTGAACTAGAATTTGACGATGAAGCAATAAAAGAGATAGCCAGGATCGCCCACGCCGCAAATGAAAAGATGGAAGATATCGGTGCTAGACGCCTTCACACGGTAATCGAGCGCGTGATAGAAGATATCAGCTTTGAGGCTAGTGAAAAGAGCGGCGAGAAGATAAATGTGACAAAAGAGCTTGTAAAAGAGCGCCTAAAAGATGTGGTAGAAGATCAAGATCTAGCGAGGTATATACTTTGA
- a CDS encoding colicin I receptor, translated as MVSNASKNGLESPKSYSMSEHAGFIEDEWQILEEKLFLTLGSRLTHNEFFGNHLSPRAYLVYNATDTLSLKGGVATGYKTPNVNQISPEVGTIQNAWKIVDFGNKDLKPEKSMTYEVGAYYDNQADFRGSVTLFRNEFKDKILDTDGSTIVNGIPAFSTCSGAPSVNCPGWGTYFNIEGATVWGVELSGDYDILSNLNLSSNYTYNKSKIKTGDPTINTPNGPMKFSQTGLNRLDGKSLTATPEHVFHATLTYKPIKSIKTFFGANYESKLTSVNFGAGNSIRENTKDLLTFDTGVSWDANKHLTLSLNAYNIFDKVRYDEALADDGNYYWYPQEGRRFWFKVAAKW; from the coding sequence ATCGTCTCAAACGCCTCAAAAAATGGCCTCGAAAGTCCAAAAAGCTACTCGATGAGTGAGCATGCTGGATTTATCGAAGATGAGTGGCAAATTTTAGAAGAGAAGCTATTTTTAACGCTTGGCTCAAGACTCACGCACAACGAATTTTTTGGCAACCACCTCTCGCCAAGAGCCTACTTAGTCTATAACGCCACAGATACGCTAAGTTTAAAAGGCGGCGTAGCAACTGGCTATAAAACGCCAAATGTCAATCAAATCTCCCCAGAAGTAGGCACTATCCAAAATGCTTGGAAAATAGTTGATTTTGGTAACAAAGATCTAAAACCAGAAAAGAGCATGACTTATGAAGTTGGGGCATATTATGACAATCAGGCTGATTTTAGAGGCTCGGTAACGCTTTTTAGAAATGAGTTTAAAGATAAGATACTAGACACTGACGGCAGTACAATCGTAAATGGAATTCCAGCCTTTAGCACTTGCTCAGGTGCGCCAAGTGTTAATTGCCCTGGCTGGGGAACCTACTTTAACATCGAGGGTGCGACCGTTTGGGGCGTGGAGCTAAGTGGCGACTACGACATCCTTTCAAATCTAAATTTAAGCTCAAACTACACCTATAATAAGTCAAAGATAAAAACTGGTGATCCAACTATAAACACGCCAAATGGCCCTATGAAATTTAGTCAAACAGGGCTTAACAGACTTGATGGCAAAAGCCTAACAGCAACGCCAGAGCATGTATTTCACGCTACGCTTACATATAAGCCTATAAAAAGCATCAAGACATTTTTTGGCGCAAACTACGAGAGTAAGCTAACAAGCGTAAATTTTGGTGCTGGTAATAGCATAAGAGAGAACACAAAAGACCTGCTTACCTTTGATACAGGTGTCAGCTGGGACGCAAACAAGCACCTAACTCTTAGCCTAAATGCCTACAACATCTTTGATAAAGTAAGATACGATGAGGCGCTAGCAGACGACGGCAACTACTACTGGTATCCGCAAGAGGGCAGGAGATTTTGGTTTAAGGTCGCTGCAAAATGGTAA
- a CDS encoding 50S ribosomal protein L9, with product MKVLLIKDVKGLGKAGEIKEVKDGYGNNFLIGKGFAKAATPDVLRQYEAAQKRKAEELKYEITNLEKLKEELEKVTVVIKKTLGANGSLFGSVSKEEIAAELEKTHHLVVEKKAIDMDTHLKAVGLYDVHVKLGHSINASLKVDVQGE from the coding sequence ATGAAAGTATTATTAATAAAAGACGTAAAAGGACTTGGAAAAGCTGGCGAGATAAAAGAGGTAAAAGACGGCTATGGCAACAACTTCTTAATCGGCAAAGGCTTTGCAAAAGCAGCTACTCCAGACGTGCTCCGCCAATATGAAGCAGCTCAAAAAAGAAAGGCCGAAGAGCTAAAATATGAGATCACAAATTTAGAAAAGCTTAAAGAAGAGCTTGAAAAAGTGACAGTTGTCATCAAAAAAACTCTTGGTGCAAATGGCTCGCTTTTTGGCTCAGTTTCAAAAGAAGAGATCGCAGCAGAGCTTGAAAAAACGCATCATTTAGTTGTCGAGAAAAAAGCGATCGACATGGACACTCACTTAAAAGCAGTCGGCCTTTATGACGTTCATGTAAAGCTAGGACACTCGATAAATGCGAGCTTGAAGGTTGATGTGCAAGGAGAGTAG
- a CDS encoding IroE protein, which produces MVRAFKFLLFTLGITQTLHAGPSQTPEPLSQKAASKFEISTFKMSANNEIYKIFTAKIKGQNEFKNVLFLLDANAQFNMLLNEFDGKAAPLIIGIGYDTDKSYEVEKRTRDLTPKAEGEEFSKGGGADAFYHFLTKNLVPLIDEKFNVKSSQKSLYGHSFGGLFTLYAMLKNEEVFANFFIASPSLWWGESEILKQNVSEGKFKEKLKAKFVFLSVGELEKRKGKTDKAGTLKASDLAGILKQSGVNSHFEFYKGQTHGSVIPLNLKELLKYLKD; this is translated from the coding sequence ATGGTAAGAGCGTTTAAATTTTTGCTTTTTACACTTGGTATAACGCAGACTTTGCACGCAGGACCTAGCCAGACACCTGAGCCACTTAGTCAAAAAGCTGCTAGCAAATTTGAAATTTCAACCTTTAAAATGAGTGCAAATAATGAAATTTATAAAATTTTCACAGCCAAGATAAAGGGGCAAAATGAGTTTAAAAACGTGCTTTTCTTGCTTGATGCAAATGCCCAGTTTAACATGCTTTTAAATGAATTTGATGGCAAGGCTGCACCGCTAATAATAGGCATAGGATATGACACAGACAAAAGCTATGAAGTAGAAAAACGCACAAGAGACCTCACGCCAAAGGCAGAGGGTGAGGAGTTTAGTAAAGGTGGGGGCGCAGATGCGTTTTACCACTTTTTAACTAAAAATTTAGTGCCGCTAATTGATGAGAAATTTAACGTGAAAAGTAGCCAAAAGAGCCTTTACGGACACTCTTTTGGAGGTCTTTTTACGCTTTATGCCATGCTTAAAAATGAGGAAGTATTTGCAAATTTCTTTATCGCTTCGCCATCTCTTTGGTGGGGTGAGTCTGAAATTTTAAAACAAAATGTGAGTGAGGGCAAATTTAAAGAAAAATTAAAAGCTAAATTTGTCTTTCTTAGCGTTGGCGAGCTCGAAAAGAGAAAGGGCAAAACAGACAAAGCTGGCACTTTAAAGGCGAGTGATTTGGCTGGGATTTTAAAACAAAGTGGCGTAAATTCTCACTTTGAGTTTTACAAAGGTCAAACCCATGGCAGCGTCATACCTCTAAATTTAAAAGAGCTTTTAAAATATCTAAAGGATTAA
- a CDS encoding tRNA threonylcarbamoyladenosine biosynthesis protein TsaE, with protein sequence MVFELLENELDELVRVLPKSGVVLLSGDLASGKTTLVKAIIKAHGIEDSVTSPTFSLMQIYGKDIYHYDIYQIGFDGMAKNGLFENLFEEGLHLVEWGDENLEKALKKNGESYTLVKISPSKNGRKYEVISA encoded by the coding sequence ATGGTTTTTGAGCTTTTAGAAAATGAGCTTGATGAGCTTGTGCGGGTGCTACCAAAAAGTGGCGTGGTGTTACTAAGTGGCGATCTAGCAAGTGGCAAAACGACTCTTGTAAAGGCGATCATCAAGGCTCATGGCATAGAAGATAGCGTGACGTCACCAACATTTTCTTTGATGCAAATTTATGGTAAAGATATCTACCACTACGACATTTATCAGATCGGATTTGACGGGATGGCTAAAAATGGCCTTTTTGAAAATTTGTTTGAAGAGGGGCTTCATCTAGTAGAGTGGGGCGATGAAAATTTAGAAAAAGCTCTAAAGAAAAACGGCGAGAGCTATACGTTAGTAAAAATTTCTCCTAGCAAAAATGGCAGAAAATACGAGGTTATAAGTGCATAA